One part of the Dyadobacter sp. 676 genome encodes these proteins:
- the lysA gene encoding diaminopimelate decarboxylase, protein MQLSDHYPYSIQGIDPIQLINQYGSPLYVYDGATIRRKAAELQHAFAGVNMKIKYACKANTNLAVLQLMREIGVELDVVSPGEFEMGKIAGYDAGQITFTPSGVHFEEVREAVDAGAIVNIDSIPLLEWFGQTYGNTRPCMIRIKPNVAAGGHAKIMTAHADSKFGISVLLLDQILEVIKKYDIKVIGLHQHTGSDIKDAEPFLKVADILFETAKHFPDLQVVDLGGGFKVSYLPGDAITDMDLLGKKISKRFQAFCNEYGRELQLWFEPGKFLVSESGFLFVTTNVVKEDPARNFVHVDSGLNHLIRPMMYGSYHHILNISNPKGELKHYNVVGYICETDTFASDRELPEVRQGDVLAFLNAGAYGLTMSSNYNARVRPAEVLIDNGVAKLVRRRETLEDLLKTQMDI, encoded by the coding sequence ATGCAACTCTCTGACCATTACCCCTATTCCATCCAGGGAATCGACCCTATTCAGTTAATCAACCAGTACGGAAGCCCGCTTTACGTGTACGATGGCGCAACCATTCGCCGGAAAGCCGCGGAACTGCAACATGCATTTGCGGGTGTGAACATGAAGATCAAATATGCCTGCAAGGCCAACACTAACCTGGCCGTGCTGCAATTGATGCGCGAAATCGGTGTGGAGCTGGATGTGGTATCTCCCGGAGAGTTTGAAATGGGAAAAATCGCCGGCTACGATGCCGGCCAGATTACATTCACGCCCAGCGGCGTGCATTTTGAGGAAGTGCGGGAAGCCGTAGATGCCGGCGCGATCGTCAATATCGACAGCATCCCGTTGCTGGAATGGTTCGGGCAAACTTACGGCAACACCAGACCTTGCATGATCCGCATCAAGCCCAATGTGGCGGCAGGCGGGCACGCCAAAATCATGACGGCACATGCCGATTCGAAGTTCGGTATCTCGGTATTGCTGCTGGACCAGATTCTCGAAGTGATCAAAAAATACGATATTAAAGTCATCGGGCTGCACCAGCATACCGGGTCGGATATTAAGGATGCCGAACCGTTCCTGAAAGTGGCCGACATCCTTTTCGAAACCGCAAAACACTTCCCCGATCTTCAGGTGGTAGACCTGGGTGGCGGGTTCAAGGTCTCCTACCTTCCGGGCGATGCCATTACGGACATGGATTTACTGGGCAAAAAAATCTCGAAACGGTTCCAGGCTTTCTGCAATGAATACGGCCGCGAGTTGCAACTCTGGTTCGAGCCCGGCAAATTCCTGGTCAGCGAATCGGGCTTCCTTTTTGTGACTACCAATGTGGTAAAGGAAGATCCGGCACGCAATTTCGTGCATGTGGATTCGGGCCTTAACCACCTGATCCGCCCGATGATGTACGGATCTTACCATCACATTCTCAATATTTCAAACCCGAAGGGCGAATTGAAGCATTACAATGTGGTAGGTTACATTTGCGAAACCGACACTTTTGCCTCCGACCGCGAACTTCCCGAGGTGCGCCAGGGCGATGTGCTCGCATTCCTGAACGCAGGCGCATACGGATTGACGATGAGCTCCAACTACAATGCCCGCGTGCGCCCCGCCGAAGTGCTGATCGACAATGGCGTGGCCAAACTGGTGAGGCGCCGCGAAACGCTGGAAGACCTGCTCAAAACCCAAATGGATATTTGA
- the pyrF gene encoding orotidine-5'-phosphate decarboxylase, with protein MIYQELFRQISTKRSYLCVGLDTDIQKIPAHLLKTDDPIFEFNKQIIDATADYCVSYKPNIAFYEALGPKGWESLQKTVEYIPRSHFTIADAKRGDIGNTSGLYARAFFDKSSSGLDFDSITVAPYMGADSVTPFLAYEDKWVILLALTSNPGSTDFQRLDVGGSMLYENVLRTSQTWPGAERMMYVAGATHPSDFGKIRAIIPDHFLLVPGVGAQGGNLEEVSKFGMNKSCGLLVNASRSIIYAGNGTDFAEKAKQEAKALQQEMAVYLDKYCN; from the coding sequence ATGATTTATCAAGAGCTCTTCCGGCAAATTTCGACTAAAAGGTCCTATTTGTGTGTGGGTTTGGACACGGATATCCAGAAAATCCCGGCGCATTTGTTGAAAACCGACGATCCGATATTTGAATTTAACAAACAGATCATCGACGCGACCGCCGACTATTGCGTTTCCTATAAGCCCAACATCGCATTCTATGAAGCACTGGGACCCAAAGGTTGGGAGAGCCTTCAAAAAACAGTCGAATACATTCCCCGGAGCCACTTCACCATTGCCGATGCCAAGCGCGGCGATATCGGAAATACGTCGGGACTGTATGCCCGCGCGTTTTTCGACAAATCGTCGTCAGGCCTTGATTTCGACTCCATTACCGTGGCGCCTTACATGGGTGCCGATTCGGTGACGCCGTTTCTTGCATATGAGGATAAATGGGTGATATTGCTCGCATTGACGTCCAATCCGGGCAGTACGGATTTCCAGCGGCTCGACGTCGGCGGCTCAATGCTGTATGAAAATGTATTGCGCACCTCGCAGACCTGGCCGGGCGCGGAGCGTATGATGTACGTGGCAGGTGCAACACACCCATCCGATTTCGGGAAGATCCGCGCCATTATTCCCGATCATTTCCTGCTCGTACCGGGCGTTGGCGCACAAGGCGGCAATCTCGAAGAGGTGTCGAAGTTTGGTATGAACAAAAGCTGCGGGCTGCTGGTAAACGCGTCGCGCAGCATTATTTACGCTGGCAATGGAACCGATTTCGCGGAAAAAGCGAAGCAGGAAGCCAAGGCACTTCAACAAGAAATGGCCGTTTATCTCGACAAATATTGTAATTAA
- the rfbC gene encoding dTDP-4-dehydrorhamnose 3,5-epimerase, with translation MQIRETSIAGLVEIFPRVFADDRGMFFESYNEETFAKLGLPVNFVQDNQSFSKKGVVRGLHFQNAPFAQGKLVRVITGRVLDVAVDIRPDSPTFGKHEVFELSGEQNNIAYIPEGFAHGFVALEDTIFSYKCTNLYNKESESGILWNDPDLNIDWGVTAPIVSEKDLVLPTFRSLFGELTR, from the coding sequence ATGCAGATTAGAGAAACTTCCATTGCCGGTCTAGTTGAAATTTTTCCAAGGGTCTTCGCCGACGACCGTGGAATGTTCTTTGAATCGTATAATGAGGAGACATTTGCCAAACTCGGTCTGCCCGTGAATTTCGTTCAGGATAACCAGTCGTTTTCAAAAAAAGGCGTTGTGCGGGGCCTGCATTTTCAGAACGCGCCGTTTGCGCAAGGCAAGCTGGTCCGCGTGATCACAGGAAGAGTGCTCGACGTGGCTGTCGATATCCGTCCCGACTCACCTACGTTCGGGAAGCACGAGGTGTTCGAACTAAGCGGCGAGCAAAACAATATTGCTTACATTCCCGAAGGTTTCGCACACGGATTTGTGGCATTGGAGGACACTATTTTCAGCTATAAATGCACCAATCTTTACAATAAGGAGTCGGAATCGGGTATTCTGTGGAACGATCCGGACCTGAATATCGATTGGGGAGTTACGGCGCCCATTGTTTCGGAAAAGGACCTGGTCCTGCCCACTTTTCGCTCGCTTTTCGGAGAATTGACCAGATAA
- a CDS encoding type 1 glutamine amidotransferase domain-containing protein, producing the protein MKALIVCTNNDTYPTKTSKTGLWLNELTHFYDVMAKRRILMDFVSPLGGTVPVDERSLDLKDECNARYWEDAAFRQKLRNSFKPSDVDAADYRLIYFAGGHGAMWDFPASVALQNLAKTIYERNGMVTAIAHGVCALLNVRLSDGTLLIHDKYVTGYSNVEEALVSFVSEVPFYLEDKLKECGAHYTKAMIPFVEFIEMDERLITGQNSHSARKVATKALEELFEK; encoded by the coding sequence ATGAAAGCCCTGATCGTCTGCACCAACAACGACACTTATCCGACCAAAACCTCGAAAACAGGCCTATGGCTGAATGAGCTGACGCACTTTTACGACGTAATGGCCAAAAGGCGCATCCTGATGGACTTTGTGAGCCCGCTGGGCGGCACTGTACCTGTGGATGAAAGAAGCCTGGACCTCAAAGACGAATGCAATGCCCGGTATTGGGAAGATGCCGCCTTCCGGCAGAAGCTCCGGAACTCGTTCAAACCGTCGGATGTCGACGCGGCCGACTACCGCCTGATCTACTTCGCGGGCGGCCATGGTGCGATGTGGGACTTTCCCGCGAGCGTAGCGTTGCAAAACCTTGCGAAGACGATTTACGAGCGGAACGGCATGGTAACAGCCATCGCGCACGGCGTTTGCGCGTTACTCAACGTCCGCCTTTCGGACGGCACGCTGCTCATTCACGACAAATATGTTACGGGCTATTCCAATGTAGAAGAAGCGTTGGTCAGCTTTGTAAGCGAAGTGCCTTTTTACCTCGAAGACAAATTGAAGGAATGCGGCGCCCATTACACTAAAGCGATGATCCCCTTCGTGGAATTCATTGAAATGGACGAACGCCTCATTACCGGCCAGAATTCGCATTCCGCCCGAAAAGTGGCAACCAAAGCCTTGGAAGAGCTTTTTGAAAAATAG
- a CDS encoding response regulator transcription factor: protein MSTLKLGIADDHELFRKGFISMLSGIPDFEFVLEAGNGQELLDRLPGNTPDIVFMDLQMPVMDGIQATEAAFERFPNIKIIVVSMYNEDRFVIHMLEKGVQGYLLKDTSPDEVEKAIRRVHEEGFYYNDFVSKAMHRKMVNRQVNKHPFFPNACNVALSSREKEVLQLICDGLSTTEIGDKLFISVRTVEGHRLRVLEKTGTKSTAAAVAFAYKNQLLS from the coding sequence ATGAGCACCCTTAAACTTGGAATTGCCGACGACCACGAACTTTTCAGAAAGGGGTTTATCTCCATGCTGAGCGGCATTCCCGATTTCGAATTTGTGCTGGAAGCCGGCAATGGCCAGGAACTCCTGGACCGCCTGCCCGGCAATACGCCTGACATCGTTTTTATGGACCTGCAGATGCCGGTTATGGACGGCATACAGGCCACCGAAGCCGCTTTCGAGCGTTTCCCTAACATCAAGATTATCGTTGTTTCGATGTATAACGAGGACCGTTTCGTGATCCACATGCTCGAAAAGGGCGTACAGGGCTACTTACTGAAAGATACCAGCCCCGACGAGGTCGAAAAAGCGATCAGACGCGTGCATGAAGAGGGTTTTTACTACAACGACTTCGTTTCAAAGGCCATGCACCGCAAAATGGTGAACCGGCAGGTCAACAAGCACCCGTTCTTCCCCAACGCATGTAATGTGGCGCTTTCCTCCCGCGAAAAAGAAGTGCTTCAACTAATCTGCGACGGTCTTTCCACTACCGAAATCGGCGACAAACTGTTTATCAGCGTGCGTACTGTCGAAGGGCACCGGCTGCGGGTTCTGGAAAAAACCGGGACAAAAAGCACCGCTGCTGCGGTTGCCTTCGCTTACAAAAATCAACTGCTGAGCTAA
- a CDS encoding sensor histidine kinase, which produces MQNSEELKWALLIASLAMLAMAFCMIAFVMYYQKRRFEEEKKINDIEKNYNRLLLDTALNSEETERRRIAQDLHDDIGTMLSLTKLSLNQLSKLVANSGDEKEESIMKKSQSLVEETILHVRRITRDLVPTTLERFGLMEAIEEFIHKLEEDNNLVISFLSNTEEFPRQGQKLELTLYRIMQELVNNAIKHASCTKIDIVLEIDEEMIGLRVTDNGVGFDPEKIKESNLAGLGLLGIESRLAIVNGTVQYEQPAKGGSSAIARIPVNPASGNKPEPLHPFRKEKVNI; this is translated from the coding sequence ATGCAAAATAGTGAAGAATTGAAATGGGCACTTCTGATAGCCTCCCTGGCTATGCTGGCCATGGCTTTTTGCATGATTGCCTTTGTGATGTATTACCAGAAGCGGAGATTCGAGGAGGAAAAGAAAATCAACGACATCGAAAAAAATTACAACCGCCTCTTGCTCGATACGGCGTTGAACTCCGAGGAAACCGAACGCCGGCGGATCGCGCAGGATTTGCATGACGATATTGGTACAATGCTGTCACTCACCAAGCTAAGTCTCAACCAATTGAGTAAATTAGTAGCAAATTCGGGCGACGAAAAGGAAGAAAGCATTATGAAAAAGTCCCAATCGCTCGTGGAGGAAACGATCCTGCACGTGCGCCGCATCACACGTGACCTGGTGCCGACCACGCTGGAACGATTCGGGTTGATGGAGGCGATAGAGGAGTTTATTCACAAACTGGAAGAGGACAACAACCTGGTCATATCGTTCCTGTCGAACACCGAGGAATTTCCGCGTCAGGGCCAGAAGCTGGAACTGACGCTTTACCGCATTATGCAGGAACTGGTTAACAACGCCATCAAGCATGCAAGCTGCACGAAAATCGATATTGTGCTGGAAATCGACGAAGAAATGATAGGTTTGCGGGTTACAGACAATGGCGTGGGTTTCGACCCCGAAAAAATTAAGGAAAGCAACCTGGCCGGGCTCGGCCTGCTGGGGATCGAAAGCCGGTTGGCAATCGTTAACGGCACAGTTCAATACGAACAGCCGGCCAAGGGCGGTTCCAGCGCCATTGCGAGGATTCCGGTAAATCCGGCTTCCGGTAACAAACCTGAACCATTACATCCATTCCGTAAGGAAAAGGTGAATATTTAA
- a CDS encoding SelT/SelW/SelH family protein translates to MKPTIEIEYCPKCGWLLRAAWMAQELLTTFTDDLYAVQLRPSEVAGRFTITIDEELLWDRKREGHFPEPKEIKQRVRDVIAPDRSLGHSDG, encoded by the coding sequence ATGAAACCAACCATAGAAATCGAGTACTGCCCCAAATGCGGCTGGCTGCTGCGCGCGGCCTGGATGGCGCAAGAGCTACTCACTACTTTCACGGATGACCTGTACGCCGTGCAGCTCCGGCCTTCAGAGGTGGCCGGGCGCTTCACCATCACCATCGATGAAGAACTTCTCTGGGATCGAAAGCGCGAGGGGCACTTTCCGGAACCAAAAGAAATCAAGCAGCGCGTAAGGGATGTCATCGCACCCGATCGTAGCCTGGGGCACAGCGATGGATGA
- a CDS encoding Hsp20/alpha crystallin family protein: MESKLKIPREMLMNIDFINTVNGGMSEPSIKLDKGSDGFEVIVKIPGIEVEDLQLEVVKGKRNSNNLKLFHLLPIFSQENLSDEEQWKTIRFINTFVIPDGVDIDNISARYDDAHRQLVLFLPFGDEQGDYHRKVDIERW, from the coding sequence ATGGAAAGCAAACTGAAAATACCACGGGAGATGTTGATGAACATAGATTTTATCAACACAGTGAACGGTGGAATGAGTGAGCCCTCTATTAAGCTTGACAAAGGGTCGGACGGGTTTGAAGTTATTGTGAAAATTCCTGGCATCGAGGTTGAGGATTTGCAGTTGGAAGTTGTAAAAGGTAAGCGAAACTCGAATAACTTAAAGCTTTTCCACTTACTGCCGATTTTTTCACAGGAAAATTTGTCCGACGAAGAGCAGTGGAAGACAATCCGTTTCATCAATACCTTCGTCATCCCGGACGGGGTGGATATTGACAACATCTCAGCCAGATACGACGATGCGCACCGTCAGCTGGTGCTTTTCCTCCCGTTCGGGGACGAACAGGGAGATTATCACCGTAAGGTCGATATCGAACGTTGGTAA
- the metG gene encoding methionine--tRNA ligase — MPISNPKRYTVTAALIYANGPIHIGHLAGCYVPADIYVRYLRSSGKEVAFISGTDEHGVPITIRAKKEGLTPQQVVDKYYEQIDASFKALGISFDVYSRTSKPVHHETSRQIFRDLYDKKVFIEETTEQYYDETAQQFLADRYIVGTCPVCANPNAYGDQCERCGSTLSPLELKDPRSTLSGAKPVLKATKNWYLPLDKMQPDIEAYVNSHSEWKTNVFGQCQSWLKDGLKPRAMTRDLDWGIKVPVEDTEGKVLYVWFEAPIGYISATKDWLIQKNGSDDGWQKWWQPAKDAAEGETKLVHFIGKDNIVFHCIIFPAMLMAEGNYILADNVPANEFMNLEGDKISTSRNWAVWLHEYLEELPGKQDVLRYVLTANAPETKDSEFTWKDFQTRNNSELVGIYGNFINRAVVLTQKFCEGKVPQRGELQDIDRAALADLAAFPGKIADSMENYRFREALALIMDLARTGNKYLADTQPWHVVKTEPERVNTILNIALQISATLSIVSEPVLPFTAAKIQEQLGIPGRTWRDAGNADLLTPGQLVLEGKLLFEKIEDSVIEKQVHKLHDAKRLNELEGKTVAPVKPEIQYDDFAKMDIRIATILEAENVPKSKKLLKLLIDIGSEKRIVLSGISEHFKPEEVIGKKVLYLANLAPRKMMGMESHGMILMAEDRDGSLAFVQPGKDVWNGGTVN, encoded by the coding sequence ATGCCGATTTCGAATCCCAAAAGATATACTGTAACAGCAGCGCTGATTTACGCCAACGGCCCGATCCACATCGGCCATTTGGCGGGCTGCTACGTTCCAGCCGATATATATGTACGCTACCTGCGCTCTTCCGGCAAGGAAGTCGCTTTTATAAGCGGTACCGATGAGCATGGCGTGCCCATCACCATCCGGGCCAAAAAAGAAGGACTGACGCCCCAGCAGGTAGTCGATAAGTACTACGAGCAGATCGACGCCTCTTTCAAAGCACTGGGCATTTCCTTCGACGTGTATTCGCGCACCAGCAAGCCGGTCCACCATGAAACTTCCCGCCAGATTTTCAGGGATTTATATGATAAAAAGGTATTCATCGAAGAGACCACCGAGCAATACTATGACGAGACCGCTCAGCAGTTCCTCGCCGATCGTTATATCGTAGGCACCTGCCCTGTTTGCGCGAACCCCAATGCATACGGCGACCAATGCGAGCGCTGCGGCTCTACGTTGAGCCCATTGGAACTGAAAGACCCGCGCTCGACCCTCTCGGGCGCCAAGCCGGTTTTGAAAGCGACCAAAAACTGGTATTTGCCGCTCGACAAAATGCAGCCGGATATCGAAGCGTATGTCAACAGCCATTCCGAATGGAAAACCAATGTATTCGGCCAATGCCAGTCGTGGTTAAAAGACGGCCTGAAACCCCGGGCTATGACCCGCGACCTCGACTGGGGGATCAAAGTACCTGTTGAAGACACCGAGGGCAAAGTATTATATGTGTGGTTCGAAGCGCCGATCGGCTACATTTCGGCTACCAAAGACTGGCTCATTCAAAAAAACGGTTCCGATGATGGTTGGCAGAAATGGTGGCAGCCGGCCAAAGATGCTGCGGAAGGCGAGACCAAGCTCGTCCATTTTATCGGGAAAGACAACATCGTTTTTCATTGTATCATTTTCCCGGCTATGCTGATGGCCGAGGGCAACTATATTCTTGCGGATAACGTGCCTGCCAACGAGTTTATGAACCTCGAAGGCGATAAAATCTCGACGTCGCGCAACTGGGCTGTGTGGCTGCACGAATACCTCGAAGAGCTGCCCGGCAAGCAGGACGTGCTGCGTTACGTGCTTACCGCCAATGCGCCCGAAACTAAAGACAGCGAATTTACCTGGAAAGATTTCCAGACCCGCAACAATAGCGAACTGGTAGGTATTTACGGTAACTTCATCAACCGCGCGGTAGTTCTCACGCAAAAATTCTGCGAAGGCAAAGTGCCGCAACGCGGCGAATTACAGGACATCGACCGCGCTGCGCTCGCCGACCTGGCGGCATTCCCCGGAAAAATCGCCGATTCGATGGAAAATTACCGTTTTCGCGAAGCGCTGGCGCTCATTATGGATTTGGCAAGAACCGGAAATAAATACCTCGCCGACACCCAGCCCTGGCACGTGGTTAAAACCGAGCCGGAACGCGTGAATACGATTTTGAACATCGCATTGCAGATTTCCGCAACGCTGTCGATCGTCTCCGAGCCGGTGCTGCCATTTACAGCCGCTAAAATCCAGGAGCAGCTGGGTATTCCGGGAAGAACCTGGCGGGATGCCGGCAATGCGGATTTGCTGACGCCCGGTCAGCTGGTTCTCGAAGGCAAGCTGCTTTTTGAAAAAATAGAAGACAGCGTCATTGAAAAGCAGGTTCACAAACTTCACGACGCGAAACGCCTCAACGAACTGGAAGGAAAAACGGTAGCGCCGGTAAAACCTGAAATTCAATACGACGATTTCGCGAAAATGGATATCCGCATCGCCACCATCCTGGAAGCCGAAAACGTTCCGAAAAGCAAGAAACTTCTGAAATTGCTCATCGATATCGGTTCGGAGAAACGCATCGTGTTAAGCGGCATCTCAGAGCATTTCAAACCGGAGGAAGTAATCGGCAAAAAGGTGCTGTACCTCGCCAACCTCGCCCCGAGAAAAATGATGGGAATGGAAAGTCACGGAATGATACTTATGGCGGAAGATCGTGACGGCAGCCTGGCTTTCGTTCAACCGGGCAAAGATGTCTGGAACGGCGGGACCGTCAACTGA
- a CDS encoding NAD-dependent epimerase/dehydratase family protein, protein MKILITGATGLVGSAVARKFLSENHEVFALARQGADRRLLDDKHPNLSWLEGDILDILSLEDAISGVDYVVHTAAVVSFVPRDRKMMYKVNGEGTANVVNVCLKYHTKKLVHVSSIAAIGRPDPRKQAAGQAVVLNEEQRWEDSPENSEYAKTKQLAELEVWRGIAEGLDAVIVNPTLILGEGDWEKSSTQIFRYVYREKPFYTEGIANVVDVRDVAEAVYRLANSEITGERFLLNAGSISYHNLFNMIADKMNRKRPTFKVGPALAGIIWRVEAVRTWLLGTKPLITRETAQSAARKITYDNTKVRKALDFQFQPIEETVSRISESLLRRI, encoded by the coding sequence ATGAAAATACTCATTACCGGCGCCACAGGATTGGTGGGCAGCGCGGTGGCCCGGAAGTTCCTGTCGGAGAACCATGAAGTGTTTGCGTTGGCACGCCAGGGGGCGGACAGGCGCCTGCTGGACGATAAGCACCCGAACCTGAGCTGGCTGGAAGGCGATATTCTCGATATTCTCTCGCTCGAAGACGCGATCAGCGGGGTTGATTATGTGGTGCATACGGCGGCGGTGGTGTCGTTCGTGCCCCGCGACCGGAAAATGATGTACAAAGTTAACGGCGAAGGCACCGCCAATGTGGTGAACGTTTGTTTGAAATACCATACAAAAAAACTGGTACATGTAAGCAGCATTGCCGCCATAGGCCGCCCCGACCCGCGCAAACAAGCCGCCGGCCAGGCCGTGGTCTTAAACGAGGAACAACGCTGGGAAGATTCGCCGGAGAATTCGGAATATGCCAAAACCAAACAACTCGCCGAACTGGAAGTGTGGCGGGGGATCGCGGAGGGGCTGGATGCGGTCATCGTGAACCCTACATTGATCCTCGGCGAAGGGGATTGGGAGAAGAGCAGCACGCAGATTTTCAGGTACGTCTACCGCGAAAAACCGTTTTATACGGAAGGTATCGCCAACGTAGTGGACGTCAGGGATGTTGCCGAGGCCGTATACCGGCTGGCGAACTCCGAAATTACCGGTGAACGTTTCCTGCTCAATGCGGGGAGCATTTCGTATCATAATTTGTTCAATATGATAGCGGATAAAATGAACCGGAAAAGACCGACTTTCAAAGTGGGTCCGGCATTGGCCGGCATAATATGGCGCGTGGAAGCGGTCAGGACCTGGTTGCTGGGCACAAAGCCTTTGATTACCAGGGAAACTGCGCAATCGGCGGCGCGGAAAATTACTTATGACAATACCAAGGTCAGGAAAGCATTGGATTTTCAGTTTCAGCCTATTGAGGAAACGGTGTCCCGCATTAGCGAAAGTTTGCTCCGGAGGATTTGA
- a CDS encoding tetratricopeptide repeat protein, translating to MMEKNFGERKDYMKETLLRFERMLKTSEPVFFDLDTYEKVTVHYIEKGDWEKAFKACEMGLTDYPYSLDLLLSMVQLHANRGEHEMALEILERASLFHPGDIEISFMQVAVANMMGEYEEAIEILENLLGRVEDRDEIYFQIGQTYQNWGKYEDAIKYYKRSLRNNLNNENALYELAHCLDLVGQLESHLGYYNDLVDRDPFSHHAWYNLGIAFSKLERHEDAVHAYEYATLIRDDFASAFFQLGHSYMALEKYEDAKAQFFRAIELEGDQPETCCNLGTCYEKLGEFETAIKYYRQTVKLDSQWDDGWYGLGICFSELGRWYEAVGFLRKAIQITELNPDYWLALAETEFKVGNVVSAFEAFEKAAEIEPSNPDIWLKWSYVLFEQGNYARACDLLQAAIDEMPEEADLYYRMAVYQIHAGQYREALVNLEIGLTLDYDGHDQLFDFFPDLEKQKALYRIIEQYREK from the coding sequence ATGATGGAGAAAAATTTCGGTGAAAGGAAGGACTATATGAAGGAGACACTGCTCAGGTTCGAAAGAATGCTGAAAACCAGCGAGCCGGTCTTTTTTGATTTGGACACTTACGAAAAGGTTACAGTACATTACATAGAAAAGGGGGATTGGGAAAAAGCTTTCAAAGCTTGCGAAATGGGGTTGACGGACTATCCCTATTCCCTGGACCTGCTGCTAAGCATGGTCCAGTTGCACGCCAACCGGGGCGAGCACGAAATGGCCCTCGAAATATTGGAGCGCGCCTCGCTTTTCCACCCGGGTGATATCGAAATTTCTTTCATGCAGGTGGCGGTAGCCAATATGATGGGGGAATACGAAGAGGCGATCGAAATACTCGAAAACCTGCTCGGAAGGGTAGAGGACCGCGATGAAATTTACTTCCAGATCGGGCAGACTTACCAGAACTGGGGTAAATATGAAGATGCGATCAAATACTACAAACGGTCGCTTCGCAATAACCTGAACAACGAGAATGCGCTGTACGAACTGGCCCATTGCCTGGACCTGGTGGGGCAGCTGGAAAGCCATTTGGGATATTACAACGACCTGGTCGACCGTGACCCGTTCTCGCACCATGCCTGGTACAATCTCGGGATCGCATTCAGCAAGCTGGAACGCCACGAGGATGCCGTTCATGCTTACGAGTACGCGACGCTGATTAGGGACGATTTCGCTTCGGCGTTTTTCCAGCTGGGGCATTCCTATATGGCGCTGGAAAAGTATGAAGACGCGAAAGCGCAGTTTTTCCGGGCCATAGAACTGGAAGGCGACCAGCCCGAAACCTGCTGCAATCTGGGCACTTGCTATGAGAAATTGGGTGAGTTCGAAACCGCCATCAAATATTACCGGCAAACGGTGAAGCTGGATAGCCAGTGGGACGACGGCTGGTATGGCCTTGGAATTTGTTTCAGCGAATTGGGCCGCTGGTATGAGGCGGTTGGCTTCCTGAGAAAAGCCATCCAGATAACCGAACTCAATCCGGATTACTGGCTGGCATTGGCTGAAACCGAGTTTAAAGTGGGAAATGTCGTTTCGGCATTCGAGGCATTCGAAAAGGCGGCGGAAATCGAGCCCTCCAATCCGGATATCTGGCTGAAATGGTCGTATGTGCTGTTTGAGCAAGGCAATTATGCCCGTGCCTGCGATTTGCTGCAAGCGGCGATCGATGAAATGCCCGAAGAAGCCGACCTGTATTACCGTATGGCTGTTTACCAGATCCACGCCGGGCAATACCGGGAGGCGCTCGTCAATCTTGAAATTGGCCTGACGCTGGATTACGACGGCCACGACCAGCTTTTCGATTTCTTCCCGGATCTGGAAAAACAAAAGGCATTATACCGGATTATCGAACAATATCGCGAGAAGTAA